In Streptomyces sp. SID8374, one genomic interval encodes:
- a CDS encoding FAD-binding oxidoreductase translates to MSVDTVSLTGWGRTAPTTAVRFRPRTYEEAAAVVRGRGPRGALARGLGRAPGDAAQNAGGSVLDMTGLDRVRALDEAAGTVRCDAGVSLDRLLRMLLPRGWFLPVVPGTGRITVGGAIGSDVHGRDHPGAGSLARHIDALELLTADGEVRTVTPGAALFDATTGGLGLTGVILSATLRLKRVPSPLVSVSTERATDLDDLLARFTAGSGDSLPYASAWVDLLARGRATGRGVLTLGEHAPLSALPAHARRTMRAPRTAAPGRRDRWPAVPGLPGGLPLGDLLGPTAAALLNEVRYRSAPRSRTGELRTTTAFFHPLDALPDGNRLHGGRAGLVRYRFTVGYGQEEALHRVVRRISARRCPALRAELQRFGAPSPGWLSFPVPGWTLALDLPAALPGLGRLLDGLDEEVAAAGGRVCLAADSRVRPETAAAMYPRLGEFRELRAELDPTGAFRSDLARRLAL, encoded by the coding sequence TGGTCCGGGGCCGCGGTCCCCGGGGCGCCCTCGCCCGGGGGCTCGGGCGGGCGCCCGGTGACGCGGCGCAGAACGCGGGCGGCTCGGTCCTCGACATGACGGGCCTGGACCGCGTCCGCGCCCTGGACGAGGCGGCGGGGACGGTCCGCTGCGACGCGGGGGTGAGCCTGGACCGGCTGCTGCGGATGCTGCTGCCGCGCGGCTGGTTCCTGCCGGTCGTCCCGGGCACGGGCCGCATCACCGTGGGCGGCGCGATCGGCTCCGATGTGCACGGCCGCGACCATCCGGGGGCCGGTTCGCTGGCCCGGCACATCGACGCGCTGGAGCTCCTCACGGCCGACGGCGAGGTGCGTACGGTGACGCCCGGCGCCGCCCTCTTCGACGCGACCACCGGCGGTCTCGGGCTGACCGGGGTGATCCTCTCCGCCACCCTCCGCCTGAAGCGGGTGCCGTCTCCGCTGGTCTCCGTCTCCACGGAGCGGGCCACGGACCTGGACGATCTGCTGGCCCGTTTCACCGCGGGCAGCGGCGACTCTCTGCCGTACGCCTCCGCCTGGGTGGATCTGCTCGCCCGGGGCCGGGCGACCGGGCGAGGCGTCCTCACCCTCGGGGAGCACGCGCCCCTCTCCGCGCTACCGGCGCACGCCCGGCGCACGATGCGCGCCCCGCGCACTGCTGCTCCCGGCCGACGCGACCGGTGGCCCGCCGTACCGGGCCTCCCCGGCGGCCTTCCCCTCGGAGACCTCCTGGGCCCGACCGCCGCCGCTCTCCTCAACGAGGTCCGCTACCGGAGTGCGCCCCGCTCCCGGACCGGCGAGCTCCGCACCACCACCGCCTTCTTCCACCCCCTGGACGCCCTCCCCGACGGGAACCGGCTGCACGGCGGGCGGGCCGGGCTCGTCCGCTACCGGTTCACGGTCGGGTACGGGCAGGAGGAGGCGCTGCACCGCGTCGTGCGGCGGATCTCGGCGCGGCGCTGCCCCGCCCTCCGGGCCGAGCTCCAGCGGTTCGGCGCCCCTTCGCCGGGGTGGCTGTCGTTCCCCGTGCCCGGCTGGACGCTCGCCCTCGACCTGCCCGCCGCCCTGCCCGGCCTCGGCCGCCTCCTGGACGGGCTGGACGAGGAGGTGGCGGCGGCCGGGGGCCGGGTCTGCCTGGCGGCCGACTCCCGGGTGCGGCCGGAGACAGCGGCCGCGATGTACCCGCGGCTCGGGGAGTTCCGGGAGCTGCGGGCGGAGCTGGACCCGACGGGGGCGTTCCGCTCGGACCTGGCCCGCCGGCTCGCCCTGTGA
- a CDS encoding 2'-5' RNA ligase family protein, which produces MGTVTLGVSIAVPEPYGSLLQERRASFGDPAAYGIPTHVTLMPPTEAEAADLPAIEAHLDRIAMAGRPFPMRLSGTGTFRPLSPVVFVQVVEGASACSWLQKRVRDASGPLVRELQFPYHPHVTVAHGISEEAMDRAYAELADYEAAWTCGSFALYEQGADAVWRKLRDFPFETGGSTPAVPAQGGYSVDAPSLRP; this is translated from the coding sequence GTGGGGACCGTAACGCTCGGCGTTTCGATCGCGGTCCCGGAGCCCTACGGCAGCCTGCTCCAGGAGCGGCGCGCGAGCTTCGGGGACCCTGCCGCCTACGGCATTCCCACCCACGTCACCCTCATGCCGCCGACCGAGGCGGAGGCGGCCGACCTGCCGGCGATCGAGGCACACCTCGACCGGATCGCCATGGCCGGCCGCCCCTTCCCGATGCGGCTCTCCGGCACCGGCACGTTCCGGCCGCTCTCCCCGGTGGTCTTCGTCCAGGTCGTGGAGGGCGCCTCGGCCTGCTCCTGGCTCCAGAAGCGGGTCCGGGACGCCTCGGGGCCGCTGGTGCGCGAGCTCCAGTTCCCGTACCACCCGCACGTCACCGTGGCGCACGGCATCTCCGAAGAGGCGATGGACCGGGCGTACGCGGAGCTCGCCGACTACGAGGCGGCCTGGACCTGCGGCTCCTTCGCCCTGTACGAACAGGGCGCGGACGCCGTCTGGCGCAAGCTCCGGGACTTCCCGTTCGAGACCGGCGGCTCCACCCCCGCCGTCCCGGCCCAGGGCGGCTACTCGGTCGACGCGCCGTCGCTGCGCCCCTGA
- a CDS encoding decaprenylphospho-beta-D-erythro-pentofuranosid-2-ulose 2-reductase, with product MKDAFGAPQSLLVLGGTSEIALATARRLIALRTRRVWLAGRPSPALDAAAVELRDRGADVRTVAFDALDSARHEEVLGKVFAEGDIDVVLMAFGIAGDQARDEEEPMAAVRVAQTNYTGAVSAGLVCAGALQAQGHGSLVVLSSVAGERARRADFIYGSSKAGLDTFAQGLGDALQGTGVQVMVVRPGAVRTRSVAGQPEEPLSTTPEAVAGAIVTGLRRRSETVWVPGSLRVVMSALRHVPRPLFRRLPV from the coding sequence GTGAAGGACGCCTTCGGTGCCCCGCAGTCCCTGCTCGTCCTCGGCGGCACCTCCGAGATCGCCCTGGCCACCGCGCGCCGCCTGATCGCCCTGCGCACCCGCCGGGTCTGGCTGGCCGGGCGCCCCTCCCCCGCCCTGGACGCGGCGGCCGTCGAACTGCGCGACCGGGGTGCCGATGTCCGTACGGTCGCCTTCGACGCGCTGGATTCGGCCAGGCACGAGGAGGTGCTGGGCAAGGTCTTCGCGGAGGGCGACATCGATGTGGTGCTGATGGCGTTCGGGATCGCCGGGGACCAGGCGCGCGACGAGGAGGAGCCGATGGCCGCCGTCCGGGTCGCCCAGACCAACTACACCGGGGCGGTCTCGGCGGGGCTGGTGTGCGCGGGCGCACTCCAGGCGCAGGGGCACGGTTCGCTGGTGGTGCTGTCCTCGGTGGCCGGGGAGCGCGCCCGGCGGGCCGACTTCATCTACGGCTCCAGCAAGGCGGGGCTCGACACCTTCGCCCAGGGGCTCGGGGACGCCCTCCAGGGCACCGGCGTACAGGTGATGGTCGTGCGCCCCGGCGCCGTACGCACACGGTCCGTGGCCGGGCAGCCGGAGGAGCCGCTCTCCACCACGCCGGAGGCGGTGGCCGGGGCGATCGTGACGGGGCTGCGGCGGCGCTCGGAGACGGTGTGGGTGCCCGGTTCGCTGCGGGTGGTGATGTCGGCGCTGCGGCATGTGCCGCGCCCGCTGTTCCGGCGGCTGCCGGTGTGA